The Bifidobacterium eulemuris genome includes a window with the following:
- a CDS encoding glycosyl hydrolase 115 family protein translates to MLIDANTVIAADGRSSSVCSAVADVRRDLAEVCGTTHDPHESEMTANSVHIVFIDAEFPSEGMFRVSSVANRRELVVAAGDDFGFIYGLYHISRELLGVPDLWFWMDWKPSRVGTVEVPDDYRFESRPFAVAERGWFVNDEVLLMGWQLENDPDLPWQMVFEALLRCGGNMVIPGTGNNSARHAVAATTRGLKIAQHHAEPLGARLFSSVYPDLKPSWDEHKDLFIGLWKESLSAHAGQHVIWNVGFRGQGDEPFWCSDPSYDTDDKRGALMSEIIRIQRKMVLESDPDARCCVYLYGETLELYRQGVLDLPDDVIKIWSDNGFGRMVTRRQGNHNPRIDAMPNPDDDGAQGIYYHASFYDLQAANHITTLPNQPVHIVRELGAVLACGGDAFWIVNSSNVKPHAYYLDLMARLWREGMPALAASADTDCTRDAIESVCQSIVDQHAQDFATTYYGEPDARAVAEAYQAYFDAAVPYGEQWDEHAAEQYFNYGPRELITQFMHDRTSVCSDLLWATGDRSLIDQIVIIDKASVIGMRQYAELAERNVVASAGMTEHGARLFNDSIALHTLIYAHCCTATHLVCEALREGLESDWQRAFWHAGLARREFQRAREAMLSREHGKWRGFYANECLTDVAQSAWVVSGLMSFLRAMGDGPYFYQWQRDFIYSREEAKVTTLLNLENHLTNDELFDAMLVKWEDDRIGDIYRCVD, encoded by the coding sequence ATGTTGATTGATGCCAACACCGTTATTGCGGCAGATGGGCGCTCATCGTCGGTATGCTCCGCGGTCGCCGACGTGCGTCGCGATCTGGCCGAGGTGTGTGGAACCACGCACGATCCGCACGAAAGTGAAATGACGGCCAATAGCGTACATATCGTATTTATTGACGCTGAGTTCCCCTCTGAAGGCATGTTCCGTGTCTCGTCCGTTGCGAACCGGCGAGAATTGGTTGTTGCGGCCGGCGATGATTTCGGTTTCATCTATGGCCTGTACCACATCAGCCGTGAACTGTTGGGGGTTCCTGACCTGTGGTTCTGGATGGATTGGAAGCCCTCTCGTGTCGGCACGGTCGAGGTGCCCGACGACTACCGTTTCGAGTCGCGCCCCTTCGCCGTCGCCGAACGTGGTTGGTTCGTCAATGACGAAGTGCTGCTGATGGGATGGCAGCTGGAGAACGATCCCGACCTGCCATGGCAGATGGTGTTCGAGGCGCTGCTGCGCTGCGGCGGCAATATGGTCATTCCCGGAACAGGCAACAACTCCGCCCGACATGCCGTTGCGGCCACGACCCGTGGCTTGAAGATTGCGCAGCATCACGCCGAGCCGTTGGGCGCGCGCCTGTTCTCATCCGTCTATCCCGATCTCAAACCCTCATGGGACGAGCATAAAGACTTGTTCATCGGGTTGTGGAAGGAATCATTGTCCGCGCATGCCGGACAGCATGTGATCTGGAACGTGGGATTCCGTGGTCAAGGTGATGAGCCGTTCTGGTGTTCGGATCCCTCCTACGATACCGATGACAAGCGCGGTGCACTGATGAGTGAGATCATCCGAATCCAGCGGAAGATGGTGTTGGAATCAGATCCTGACGCGCGTTGCTGCGTCTATCTATATGGCGAGACGCTGGAACTATATCGTCAGGGCGTACTCGATCTGCCGGACGATGTGATCAAAATTTGGTCTGACAATGGATTCGGACGTATGGTCACCCGTCGTCAAGGCAACCACAATCCGCGTATCGACGCCATGCCCAACCCGGACGACGATGGCGCGCAAGGCATCTACTATCATGCGTCGTTCTACGATCTGCAGGCTGCCAACCATATCACCACTCTGCCTAATCAGCCGGTGCATATCGTCCGCGAATTGGGTGCTGTGCTGGCCTGTGGAGGTGACGCGTTCTGGATCGTCAACTCGTCGAATGTTAAACCCCACGCGTACTACCTTGATCTGATGGCCCGGTTGTGGCGCGAGGGTATGCCAGCGCTGGCGGCATCCGCCGACACTGATTGCACGCGGGATGCCATCGAATCTGTATGCCAATCCATTGTCGACCAGCATGCGCAGGATTTCGCGACCACCTATTATGGCGAGCCCGACGCGCGGGCAGTGGCCGAGGCCTACCAAGCGTATTTTGACGCGGCTGTGCCTTATGGCGAGCAGTGGGATGAACACGCGGCAGAACAGTATTTTAATTATGGTCCGCGCGAATTGATCACCCAATTCATGCACGATCGCACATCCGTCTGCTCCGATCTGCTGTGGGCTACCGGCGATCGGTCGTTGATCGATCAGATAGTCATCATCGACAAAGCGTCTGTCATAGGTATGCGTCAATACGCGGAGTTAGCGGAACGCAATGTCGTGGCCTCAGCTGGCATGACGGAACATGGGGCGAGGTTGTTCAACGACTCTATCGCTTTGCATACACTCATCTACGCCCACTGCTGTACGGCCACCCATTTGGTGTGCGAGGCGTTGCGTGAAGGCCTGGAATCCGATTGGCAACGGGCGTTCTGGCATGCGGGATTGGCCCGCAGGGAGTTCCAGCGGGCTCGTGAGGCGATGCTGTCGCGTGAGCATGGCAAATGGCGGGGCTTTTACGCCAACGAGTGTCTGACTGATGTGGCGCAGAGCGCTTGGGTCGTATCCGGTCTTATGTCGTTCCTGCGCGCCATGGGCGACGGTCCTTATTTCTACCAATGGCAGCGAGACTTTATCTACAGCCGTGAGGAGGCGAAGGTCACCACATTGCTCAACCTCGAAAACCATCTGACCAACGACGAGCTATTCGACGCTATGCTCGTCAAATGGGAGGATGACAGAATTGGGGATATATACCGGTGTGTTGACTAG
- a CDS encoding Stk1 family PASTA domain-containing Ser/Thr kinase, whose protein sequence is MTEAFEEPNGQTMPTIDGRYRVVRKIAEGGMATVFEAVDERLDRTVAVKVMHTQLAQGPHREQFVERFKREAKSAAAIANPHIVQVYDTGEFNGLDYLVMEYVHGVNLRHEMNQQRTFSVRETLRVVSETLDGLASAHRAGVVHRDIKPENILLNSRGHVQITDFGLAKAASQATLSSTGMLLGTAAYLAPEMIENNQATPQGDLYSVGIMAWEMLSGDVPFHSDNPVTLVFKHVHEDVPSVATVCPGVAPAVAEFIAHLTARQVDRRPASAVEAADELRSLSATLGIEDWQYRKTPGLDASDSQDRADDTTFTPVVAGSSLPPAPPASDTAQPTTAINSSATRVVPLPQSGDAPSTLMRGDGAFGEQTQILGGLDDAFTQTIMTADAAASAKTDDPSKKRPRKPLIIVIVVVLVLALIGSGGAWWYFLGPGSYWSVPQPTDVTCEQDATDCSLAGAVWSDYESTLKVAGIPYETVEDYSDDIAEGSVITATVGDSTAYVGSHVSKRDGATLTVTVSQGVRTATIPEDILDPTSESGKAPLDALQDAGFTNITHDESQDVYSENLPEGTAVSVSPDPGTTLNHNDEVSVVLSKGPMPVSMPDILGRSQDEATTALDDLKLNANFTEEYSDTVEAGDVISASVDAGTQLHWGDTVDVVVSRGPEMVTIPDVRGQSTTEATQTLEALGLQVKVSAPLGDLTHTVRLQDPSPGEQVRLRDTDGNATVVTLTVV, encoded by the coding sequence ATGACTGAAGCCTTCGAGGAACCCAACGGCCAGACCATGCCGACGATCGACGGCCGTTATCGCGTCGTCCGCAAAATCGCCGAGGGCGGCATGGCCACGGTGTTCGAAGCGGTGGACGAGCGCCTTGACCGCACGGTGGCGGTTAAGGTGATGCACACCCAGCTCGCGCAGGGCCCCCACCGCGAGCAGTTCGTGGAGCGGTTCAAGCGCGAGGCCAAATCTGCGGCCGCCATCGCGAACCCGCATATCGTGCAGGTGTATGACACCGGCGAGTTCAACGGCTTGGACTATCTGGTGATGGAATACGTGCATGGCGTGAACCTGCGCCATGAGATGAACCAACAGCGAACCTTCTCGGTGCGGGAGACCTTGCGCGTGGTGTCCGAAACTCTGGACGGTCTCGCCTCCGCGCACCGCGCCGGCGTGGTGCACCGCGACATCAAACCGGAGAACATCCTGCTCAATTCCCGCGGCCACGTGCAGATCACCGATTTCGGTCTGGCGAAGGCCGCGTCGCAGGCCACGCTCTCATCCACCGGCATGCTGTTGGGCACGGCCGCGTATCTGGCGCCGGAGATGATCGAGAACAACCAGGCCACCCCGCAGGGCGACCTGTATTCGGTGGGCATCATGGCATGGGAGATGCTCAGCGGCGACGTGCCGTTCCATTCCGACAATCCCGTGACGTTGGTGTTCAAACATGTGCATGAGGATGTACCGTCCGTAGCCACCGTCTGCCCGGGAGTCGCTCCTGCCGTGGCCGAGTTCATCGCGCATCTGACCGCGCGACAGGTCGACCGTCGGCCGGCGAGCGCCGTCGAGGCCGCCGATGAGCTGCGCTCGCTCAGCGCCACGTTGGGCATTGAGGACTGGCAGTACCGCAAAACCCCGGGTCTGGATGCATCCGATTCGCAGGACAGGGCCGATGACACCACGTTCACGCCGGTCGTCGCGGGCTCGTCGCTGCCGCCCGCTCCCCCGGCCTCCGATACCGCGCAGCCGACCACGGCCATCAATTCCTCGGCCACGCGGGTCGTGCCGTTGCCTCAGTCGGGAGACGCCCCGTCCACCCTGATGCGGGGTGACGGCGCCTTCGGCGAGCAAACCCAGATATTGGGCGGATTGGATGACGCGTTCACGCAGACCATCATGACCGCGGATGCCGCGGCGTCGGCGAAGACGGACGACCCTTCCAAAAAACGTCCGCGCAAGCCGCTGATCATCGTCATAGTGGTGGTTCTGGTGCTCGCGCTGATCGGTTCAGGCGGCGCATGGTGGTATTTCCTCGGTCCCGGCAGCTACTGGTCGGTGCCGCAGCCCACGGACGTCACCTGCGAGCAGGATGCGACCGATTGTTCGTTGGCGGGTGCCGTGTGGAGCGATTACGAAAGCACCTTGAAGGTGGCGGGCATCCCTTACGAAACCGTTGAGGATTACAGCGACGACATCGCCGAGGGGTCGGTGATCACGGCCACCGTCGGCGATTCGACCGCGTATGTGGGCAGTCATGTGAGCAAACGCGACGGTGCGACGCTGACCGTGACGGTCTCCCAAGGCGTGCGCACGGCCACCATTCCCGAGGATATCCTCGATCCGACCTCCGAATCGGGCAAGGCGCCTTTGGACGCGTTGCAGGATGCCGGGTTCACCAATATCACGCATGACGAGTCGCAGGACGTGTATTCGGAGAATCTGCCCGAGGGCACGGCCGTAAGCGTCTCCCCTGATCCGGGCACCACGCTCAACCATAACGACGAGGTCTCCGTCGTGCTGTCGAAGGGTCCGATGCCGGTGAGTATGCCGGATATCCTCGGACGTTCCCAAGATGAGGCGACGACCGCGTTGGACGACCTGAAGCTGAACGCCAACTTCACCGAGGAGTACAGCGACACCGTGGAAGCGGGCGATGTGATCTCCGCCTCCGTCGATGCTGGCACCCAATTGCATTGGGGAGACACGGTCGACGTGGTCGTCTCCAGGGGCCCCGAGATGGTGACGATCCCCGACGTGCGCGGACAAAGCACCACCGAGGCGACGCAGACGTTGGAGGCGCTGGGTCTGCAGGTGAAGGTCTCCGCTCCCCTGGGCGATCTGACGCATACGGTGCGTCTGCAGGATCCCTCCCCCGGAGAGCAGGTGCGTCTGCGCGACACGGATGGCAACGCCACCGTCGTCACCCTCACCGTGGTCTGA
- a CDS encoding lysophospholipid acyltransferase family protein: MLYWFFVKSLGWLARRRLGPTVTGLENIPREGGAIIAANHLAVIDDALLPITSPRMIHFMGKAEYFEGKGLKGRFKKWWFTSVGVFPVDRSGGNKSLGALTHAREIIEEGHLFGIHIEGTRSPDGRLYKGHTGAARLAFETGCAIVPTAIIGSRELQEPGTVIPKKGRTQVIYGKPIDVPKKPSDEITHEDLRALTDRVTAEIQKMSGQEYVDEYAQTVKKRLKEQSAA, translated from the coding sequence ATGTTGTATTGGTTCTTCGTCAAATCACTGGGATGGCTCGCGCGTCGGCGTCTCGGCCCCACGGTCACCGGTCTGGAGAACATTCCACGCGAGGGCGGGGCGATCATCGCCGCGAACCATCTGGCGGTGATCGACGACGCGCTGCTGCCCATCACCTCGCCTCGCATGATCCATTTCATGGGCAAGGCGGAGTATTTCGAAGGCAAAGGATTGAAAGGCCGCTTCAAGAAGTGGTGGTTCACCTCCGTGGGCGTGTTCCCCGTGGACCGTTCCGGTGGCAATAAGTCATTGGGCGCGCTGACCCATGCGCGCGAGATCATCGAGGAAGGCCACCTGTTCGGCATCCATATCGAAGGAACCCGCAGTCCCGACGGCCGCCTGTACAAAGGACATACCGGTGCCGCGCGCCTCGCCTTCGAAACCGGCTGCGCGATCGTGCCCACGGCGATCATCGGCTCACGCGAACTGCAGGAGCCTGGCACGGTGATTCCGAAAAAGGGCAGAACCCAAGTGATCTACGGCAAGCCGATCGATGTGCCGAAGAAGCCCTCCGACGAGATCACGCACGAGGATCTGCGCGCGCTCACCGACCGGGTGACCGCGGAAATCCAGAAGATGAGCGGTCAGGAATACGTGGACGAGTACGCCCAAACCGTCAAGAAGCGTCTGAAGGAGCAGTCCGCGGCCTGA
- a CDS encoding LacI family DNA-binding transcriptional regulator, producing MSTVVPTGIRGKATSKDVAKLAGVAQSTVSYYMNGSRPVSKDARARIEAAMATLDYHPNSSARTLRTQRTNLITLIERLDYESDASDVAPYLTSIIEEAYRQGYDVILNTTKADPDSLRRMDGRNICDGFILMDIKRHDERIPVAAQIGLPTVVFGKPDDAHGLDVIYFDYESAGAIIADYLAGFGHRTVVFLDENPLENSSYISYQSMYESLRKRCSDHGMSFDAIPFDRDHEQSAMEMVGENIHNRLAVVTRQPRSTKACMDALVRHNLIPGRDLTLVSLCPDSKIDSFSLQPSNLSQRPREISIQAVHMLIDRIEHPSRPQSIMTVKTDHVTTRDTTVDFRGEDD from the coding sequence ATGAGCACTGTGGTTCCGACCGGAATACGAGGAAAAGCGACCAGCAAAGACGTCGCCAAGCTGGCCGGTGTGGCGCAAAGCACGGTATCGTATTACATGAACGGCAGCAGGCCGGTGTCAAAAGACGCTCGGGCGCGCATCGAAGCAGCGATGGCGACGCTCGACTACCACCCGAACTCCAGCGCCCGTACGTTGCGCACCCAACGCACGAATCTCATCACCCTTATCGAACGATTGGATTACGAATCGGATGCATCGGATGTGGCGCCGTATCTGACCTCCATCATCGAAGAGGCCTATCGGCAAGGTTATGACGTCATCCTGAACACCACCAAGGCCGATCCGGACAGCCTGCGCCGCATGGACGGACGCAATATCTGCGATGGATTCATCCTGATGGATATCAAGCGGCATGACGAGCGTATCCCTGTGGCTGCCCAGATCGGCCTGCCTACAGTGGTCTTCGGCAAGCCCGATGACGCGCACGGGTTGGACGTCATCTATTTCGACTATGAAAGCGCCGGCGCAATCATTGCGGACTATTTGGCCGGGTTCGGGCATCGCACCGTGGTGTTCTTGGATGAAAATCCTTTAGAGAACAGCAGCTACATCTCGTATCAAAGTATGTATGAGTCGCTACGGAAGCGTTGCTCTGATCATGGCATGTCATTCGATGCCATACCGTTCGATCGAGACCATGAACAGTCAGCGATGGAGATGGTCGGCGAGAATATCCACAACCGGCTGGCTGTGGTCACGCGCCAGCCGCGCTCCACCAAAGCATGCATGGATGCTTTAGTAAGACATAACCTGATTCCGGGGCGCGACCTGACACTGGTGAGTCTCTGTCCGGATTCCAAAATTGACTCGTTTAGTCTGCAGCCTTCGAACCTTTCACAGCGTCCACGGGAGATTTCAATACAAGCCGTGCATATGCTGATCGATCGCATCGAGCATCCCAGTCGACCCCAATCCATCATGACCGTCAAAACAGATCACGTCACTACCAGGGACACCACCGTCGATTTTCGAGGTGAAGACGACTGA
- a CDS encoding sugar phosphate isomerase/epimerase family protein, translated as MINLGTRGHDVTWGDTPERLAEGLSGYGVHVTQLALGKSFPDLPSGAADINPGMGMRIRRVLAKHGVDIAVLGCYINMTHPDMAAREAGLRKFEAYLANARFFGAPMVASETGSVDAVPGGFTEANFTESMYQEALASIRRLVTAGERFGTMVAVEPGANHPIYDIATTERLLADVDSPWLGVVFDATAYTTPDGRTVDGSTQLELAHEAFDRFGERIMAVHISDFTVEPSDATACGTNIRRCDAGTGELDIEGIVRLANGRRPWIPVILEHTTNEAIARAARQYGNL; from the coding sequence ATGATCAATCTCGGCACGCGCGGACATGATGTGACGTGGGGCGATACTCCGGAGCGGTTGGCCGAAGGATTGTCCGGATACGGCGTGCACGTCACGCAGTTGGCGTTGGGCAAGTCCTTCCCCGATCTGCCAAGCGGCGCGGCCGACATCAATCCGGGAATGGGCATGCGCATTCGGCGGGTTCTGGCCAAACACGGCGTCGATATCGCGGTGTTGGGCTGCTATATCAATATGACGCATCCCGATATGGCCGCACGCGAGGCCGGTCTGCGCAAATTCGAAGCGTATCTGGCCAACGCGAGGTTTTTCGGCGCTCCGATGGTGGCCAGCGAGACGGGATCAGTCGACGCCGTTCCGGGCGGATTCACCGAAGCCAATTTCACCGAATCGATGTATCAGGAGGCTTTGGCGTCGATCCGCCGTCTTGTCACGGCCGGAGAACGTTTCGGCACGATGGTGGCCGTCGAGCCGGGCGCGAACCATCCGATATACGATATCGCCACCACAGAGCGCCTTTTGGCCGATGTCGATTCGCCTTGGCTGGGTGTTGTCTTCGACGCGACCGCCTATACCACGCCCGATGGCCGCACCGTCGACGGTTCGACGCAGCTGGAGCTCGCGCATGAGGCCTTCGATCGTTTCGGCGAGCGCATCATGGCCGTGCATATCTCCGATTTCACCGTCGAGCCTTCGGATGCGACGGCGTGCGGCACGAATATCCGCCGTTGCGACGCGGGCACGGGCGAGCTCGACATCGAGGGCATCGTCCGTCTCGCCAACGGCCGCCGCCCGTGGATTCCCGTCATCCTCGAGCACACCACCAACGAGGCCATCGCGCGGGCCGCACGGCAGTATGGGAATCTGTAA
- a CDS encoding UxaA family hydrolase produces the protein MNAKQPDHNIANIPADDCAERVASTGFIPTCADGVAPNHDYVAEIPENTGLDTIFLAQGDMVCVAARPIKAGERVQVEGHEPLTVLDDVPRGHKIALVDVPEGVNVVKYGFEIGRAKQPIKRGAWVHTHNIATNLGANLEYTYEPTDDTVKPGQPTMTFQGYRRANGKVGIRNDLYIVPTVGCISGLVATMARMFTSRHNGNGNFDSVVVARHPYGCSQLGGDLEWTQNTLRGIVEHPNAGGVLVVGLGCENNQMSLFKAGLEGIDESRVKTMICQEETDEFDRAADLLEELNEAAAGDRREPIPMSELKVGVECGGSDGMSGITANPMVGRFAEWLVSQGGSVVLSEVPEMFGAETVLMSQARDEGVFHDIVDLINNFKGHFRKYGEIISDNPSPGNKAGGITTLEDKSLGCIRKGGRCEVEDVILYGHRIKRNGLSLMQTPGNDMVSTTAKGSAGCHLILFTTGRGTPFGCFVPTIKVATNTPLAEKKKRWIDFNAGRLLDEPASVVDEDFRKLVLEVVDGRRTNNEKNAMQETVIFKDGPTE, from the coding sequence ATGAACGCAAAGCAGCCTGATCACAACATCGCCAACATCCCCGCCGACGACTGCGCCGAACGCGTCGCCTCGACGGGATTCATCCCCACCTGCGCCGACGGCGTCGCCCCGAACCACGACTATGTGGCCGAGATTCCCGAAAACACCGGCTTGGACACGATCTTCCTCGCGCAAGGCGATATGGTCTGCGTCGCCGCCCGCCCCATCAAAGCGGGGGAGAGAGTGCAGGTCGAAGGGCACGAGCCGCTGACGGTGCTCGACGATGTGCCCCGCGGACACAAAATCGCGCTGGTCGACGTTCCCGAAGGCGTCAACGTCGTCAAATACGGCTTCGAAATCGGCCGCGCCAAGCAGCCGATCAAACGCGGCGCATGGGTGCACACCCACAACATCGCCACGAATCTCGGCGCGAACCTCGAATACACGTACGAGCCCACCGACGACACCGTCAAACCGGGCCAACCCACCATGACCTTCCAAGGCTACCGCCGTGCCAACGGCAAAGTCGGCATCCGCAACGACCTGTACATCGTGCCCACCGTGGGCTGCATCTCCGGACTGGTCGCCACCATGGCGCGCATGTTCACCTCACGCCACAACGGCAACGGCAACTTCGACTCCGTGGTCGTGGCGCGTCATCCCTACGGCTGCTCGCAGCTCGGCGGCGATCTCGAATGGACGCAGAACACCCTGCGCGGCATCGTCGAACATCCGAACGCCGGAGGCGTGCTGGTGGTGGGCCTCGGCTGCGAGAACAACCAGATGTCGCTGTTCAAAGCCGGACTGGAAGGCATCGACGAATCCCGCGTCAAAACCATGATCTGCCAGGAGGAGACGGACGAGTTCGACCGCGCGGCCGATCTGCTGGAGGAACTCAACGAGGCTGCGGCCGGCGACCGGCGCGAACCCATCCCGATGAGCGAGCTCAAAGTCGGCGTCGAATGCGGCGGCTCCGACGGCATGAGCGGCATCACCGCCAACCCCATGGTCGGACGTTTCGCCGAATGGCTGGTAAGCCAGGGCGGATCCGTGGTGCTCTCGGAAGTGCCGGAGATGTTCGGCGCGGAAACCGTGCTGATGAGCCAGGCGCGCGACGAAGGCGTGTTCCACGACATCGTGGATCTGATCAACAACTTCAAAGGGCATTTCCGCAAATACGGCGAAATCATCTCCGACAACCCCTCGCCGGGCAACAAGGCCGGCGGCATCACCACCCTGGAGGACAAATCCCTGGGTTGCATCCGCAAAGGCGGCCGCTGCGAGGTCGAGGACGTGATCCTCTACGGACACCGCATCAAGCGCAACGGACTGTCGCTCATGCAGACGCCGGGCAACGATATGGTGTCCACCACCGCCAAAGGATCCGCGGGCTGCCATCTCATCCTGTTCACCACCGGCCGCGGCACGCCGTTCGGATGCTTCGTGCCGACCATCAAAGTCGCCACCAACACTCCGCTCGCCGAAAAGAAGAAACGCTGGATCGACTTCAACGCCGGACGCCTACTGGACGAGCCCGCCTCGGTGGTGGATGAGGACTTCCGCAAACTGGTGCTTGAGGTCGTCGACGGACGCAGGACCAACAACGAGAAGAACGCGATGCAGGAGACCGTCATCTTCAAAGACGGCCCCACCGAATAA